A region of Rhodamnia argentea isolate NSW1041297 chromosome 9, ASM2092103v1, whole genome shotgun sequence DNA encodes the following proteins:
- the LOC115739685 gene encoding epoxide hydrolase A-like isoform X5 has product MDQIQHKFIEVQGLKLHVAEIGSGPNVVVFLHGFPEIWYSWRHQMVAVAGAGFRALAPDFRGYGLSEPPLEPEKASFGDLIKDLGALLDALGIDKVFLVGKDFGAVPAYLFSLLHQERVQGVVSLGIPHRSPSYPLTYHQHLPEGFYISRWQKPGRAEADFGRLDAKTVVRNIYILFSRSEIPIAAENQEIMDIVNPSTPLPPWFTERDLEEYGSLYQKSGFRTALKVPYRSFKEDHGITDYIVKVPALLVMGEKDYVFKFAGMEEYIRSGKVKEFVPQLEIVFSPEGTHFIQEQSPDEVNQLILDFLKRHI; this is encoded by the exons atggATCAAATTCAACACAAATTCATTGAAGTCCAAGGCCTCAAGCTCCACGTTGCTGAGATCGGCTCTG GTCCTAATGTAGTCGTGTTCTTGCATGGATTCCCGGAGATATGGTACTCGTGGCGTCACCAGATGGTGGCCGTGGCGGGAGCTGGGTTTCGCGCGCTAGCGCCTGATTTCAGAGGCTACGGGTTGTCCGAGCCGCCACTTGAACCCGAAAAGGCCTCCTTTGGTGACCTTATTAAGGATCTTGGTGCATTGCTTGATGCCCTAGGCATTGATAAG GTGTTTCTTGTAGGTAAAGACTTTGGAGCTGTTCCTGCTTACTTGTTTTCCCTCCTCCACCAAGAGAGGGTCCAAGGAGTCGTGAGCCTAGGAATTCCGCACCGCTCTCCCAGTTATCCCCTCACATATCACCAGCATCTCCCCGAAGGCTTTTACATTTCGAGATGGCAG AAACCTGGACGCGCAGAAGCTGATTTTGGGCGCCTCGATGCTAAAACAGTTGTGCGTAATATTTACATACTCTTTTCGAGAAGTGAAATACCAATAGCAGCAGAGAACCAGGAGATTATGGATATAGTCAATCCATCTACCCCTCTTCCCCCTTGGTTTACAGAAAGAGATCTTGAAGAGTACGGTTCTCTGTACCAGAAATCAGGGTTTCGCACTGCATTGAAAGTTCCATATAG GTCGTTTAAGGAGGACCATGGAATAACGGATTATATCGTTAAAGTCCCAGCACTCTTGGTCATGGGAGAGAAGGATTATGTGTTCAAATTTGCAGGCATGGAAGAGTACATCAGGAGCGGAAAGGTGAAAGAATTTGTTCCCCAGCTAGAGATTGTATTTTCGCCAGAGGGAACCCATTTTATCCAGGAGCAATCGCCGGACGAGGTGAATCAGCTAATTCTCGATTTCCTTAAGAGGCATATTTGA
- the LOC115739685 gene encoding epoxide hydrolase A-like isoform X1, with translation MDQIQHKFIEVQGLKLHVAEVGSGPNVVVFLHGFPEIWYSWRHQMVAVAEAGFRALAPDFRGYGLSDPPLEPEKASFSDLIKDLAALLDALGIDKVFLVAKDFGAFPAYSFSLLHQERVQGIVTLGIPYRPPSRPVKYHEDLPEGFYISRWQEPGRAEADFGRLDAKTVVRNIYILFSRSEIPIAAENQEIMDIVDPSAPLPPWFTEGDLEEYGSLYRKSGFRTALQVPYRSFKEELGTTDVIVKVPALLVMGEKDYVLKFPGIEEYIRSGKVKEYVPQLEIVYSPEGTHFIQEQSPDEVNRLILDFLKKHI, from the exons atGGATCAGATTCAACACAAATTCATTGAAGTCCAAGGCCTCAAGCTCCACGTCGCCGAGGTCGGCTCTG GTCCAAATGTGGTCGTGTTCTTGCATGGATTTCCGGAGATATGGTACTCGTGGCGGCATCAGATGGTGGCTGTGGCAGAAGCTGGGTTCCGTGCGCTAGCACCAGATTTCAGAGGCTACGGGTTGTCTGATCCACCGCTTGAACCCGAAAAGGCCTCCTTCAGTGACCTTATTAAGGATCTCGCTGCCTTGCTTGATGCCCTAGGCATTGATAAG GTGTTTCTTGTAGCTAAAGACTTCGGAGCTTTTCCTGCTTACTCGTTTTCCCTCCTCCACCAAGAGAGGGTCCAAGGAATCGTGACCCTAGGAATTCCATACCGCCCTCCTAGTCGTCCCGTTAAATATCATGAGGATCTCCCTGAAGGCTTTTACATTTCAAGATGGCAG GAACCTGGACGGGCAGAAGCTGATTTTGGGCGCCTCGATGCCAAAACAGTTGTGCGCAATATTTACATACTCTTTTCCAGAAGTGAAATACCAATAGCTGCAGAGAACCAGGAGATTATGGATATAGTTGATCCATCTGCCCCACTTCCCCCTTGGTTTACAGAAGGAGATCTTGAAGAATACGGTTCTCTGTACCGGAAATCAGGGTTTCGCACTGCATTGCAAGTTCCATATAG GTCGTTTAAGGAGGAACTGGGAACAACGGATGTTATTGTTAAAGTTCCAGCACTGTTGGTCATGGGAGAGAAGGATTATGTGCTCAAATTTCCAGGCATCGAGGAGTACATCAGGAGCGGAAAGGTCAAAGAATATGTTCCCCAGCTAGAGATTGTATATTCGCCAGAGGGAACGCATTTTATCCAGGAGCAATCCCCTGACGAGGTGAATCGGCTAATTCTCGATTTCCTTAAAAAGCATATTTGA
- the LOC115739685 gene encoding epoxide hydrolase A-like isoform X4: MDQIQHKFIEVQGLKLHVAEIGSGPNVVVFLHGFPEIWYSWRHQMVAVAGAGFRALAPDFRGYGLSEPPLEPEKASFGDLIKDLGALLDALGIDKVFLVGKDFGAVPAYLFSLLHQERVQGVVSLGIPHRSPSYPLTYHQHLPEGFYISRWQEPGRAEADFGRLDAKTVVRNIYILFSRSEIPIAAENQEIMDIVDPSAPLPPWFTEGDLEEYGSLYRKSGFRTALQVPYRSFKEELGTTDVIVKVPALLVMGEKDYVLKFPGIEEYIRSGKVKEYVPQLEIVYSPEGTHFIQEQSPDEVNRLILDFLKKHI, from the exons atggATCAAATTCAACACAAATTCATTGAAGTCCAAGGCCTCAAGCTCCACGTTGCTGAGATCGGCTCTG GTCCTAATGTAGTCGTGTTCTTGCATGGATTCCCGGAGATATGGTACTCGTGGCGTCACCAGATGGTGGCCGTGGCGGGAGCTGGGTTTCGCGCGCTAGCGCCTGATTTCAGAGGCTACGGGTTGTCCGAGCCGCCACTTGAACCCGAAAAGGCCTCCTTTGGTGACCTTATTAAGGATCTTGGTGCATTGCTTGATGCCCTAGGCATTGATAAG GTGTTTCTTGTAGGTAAAGACTTTGGAGCTGTTCCTGCTTACTTGTTTTCCCTCCTCCACCAAGAGAGGGTCCAAGGAGTCGTGAGCCTAGGAATTCCGCACCGCTCTCCCAGTTATCCCCTCACATATCACCAGCATCTCCCCGAAGGCTTTTACATTTCGAGATGGCAG GAACCTGGACGGGCAGAAGCTGATTTTGGGCGCCTCGATGCCAAAACAGTTGTGCGCAATATTTACATACTCTTTTCCAGAAGTGAAATACCAATAGCTGCAGAGAACCAGGAGATTATGGATATAGTTGATCCATCTGCCCCACTTCCCCCTTGGTTTACAGAAGGAGATCTTGAAGAATACGGTTCTCTGTACCGGAAATCAGGGTTTCGCACTGCATTGCAAGTTCCATATAG GTCGTTTAAGGAGGAACTGGGAACAACGGATGTTATTGTTAAAGTTCCAGCACTGTTGGTCATGGGAGAGAAGGATTATGTGCTCAAATTTCCAGGCATCGAGGAGTACATCAGGAGCGGAAAGGTCAAAGAATATGTTCCCCAGCTAGAGATTGTATATTCGCCAGAGGGAACGCATTTTATCCAGGAGCAATCCCCTGACGAGGTGAATCGGCTAATTCTCGATTTCCTTAAAAAGCATATTTGA
- the LOC115739683 gene encoding probable polyol transporter 4 isoform X1, protein MGVGVGKEDGGLDLEEEKNKYRRMDSDFAEEDDGANVESRRQQEIKPSDTQKYVFACALFASLNSVLLGYDVGVMSGAILFMKEDLNLTEVQQEVLVGILSIISLLGSLAGGKTSDAIGRKWTIALAAVVFQSGAAIMSLAPSFTVLMIGRLLAGIGIGFGVMIAPVYIAEISPAISRGRLTSFPEICVNLGILLGYISNYAFSGLPVHLSWRVMLGVGILPSVFIGFALFVIPESPRWLVMRNRIDEARLVLAKTNESEREVEMRLSEIQQAARFANAEKYDSKAIWRELLNPTPGVRRMLITGCGIQCFQQITGIDATVYYSPTIFKEAGIKGNTQLLAATVAVGFTKTMLILIAIVLIDKVGRKPLLYVSTIGMTMCLLGLSLTLAFMGNGKLGILFAILWVCGNVAFFSIGIGPVCWVVSSEIFPLRLRAQASALGAVGSRVSSGAVTMSFLSVSRLITVGGTFFVFAVISALSVIFVHICVPETKGKSLEQIEMIFQDEKEWRGGEVELGDVERLVPKD, encoded by the exons atgggaGTCGGGGTCGGTAAGGAAGATGGGGGTCTCGAtctggaggaggagaagaacaaGTACAGGAGGATGGACTCCGATTTCGCGGAGGAAGACGACGGCGCCAACGTCGAGTCTCGTCGTCAGCAAGAAATCAAGCCTTCCGATACCCAGAAATACGTATTCGCCTGTGCACTCTTCGCCTCTCTCAATTCTGTGCTTCTGGGTTATG ATGTGGGTGTGATGAGTGGAGCAATTCTATTCATGAAGGAAGATCTGAATCTGACAGAAGTGCAACAGGAGGTCCTTGTCGGGATTCTAAGCATCATTTCTCTCCTGGGTAGTTTAGCTGGCGGGAAAACATCGGATGCAATTGGCAGAAAATGGACCATTGCCTTAGCCGCAGTCGTCTTCCAATCGGGCGCTGCGATAATGTCCCTGGCTCCCTCTTTCACTGTTTTAATGATAGGAAGACTGTTGGCAGGAATTGGGATCGGTTTCGGGGTCATGATTGCTCCTGTTTATATCGCTGAGATATCGCCCGCCATCTCCAGGGGACGCTTGACCTCTTTCCCTGAGATCTGCGTTAATCTCGGGATTCTTCTCGGTTACATATCGAACTATGCCTTTTCAGGGTTGCCCGTGCATCTAAGCTGGAGGGTCATGCTTGGAGTCGGAATCCTTCCCTCAGTATTCATTGGGTTTGCCCTTTTTGTGATCCCTGAGTCTCCAAGGTGGTTGGTGATGCGGAACAGGATCGATGAAGCGAGGCTCGTGCTAGCTAAAACGAATGAGAGCGAAAGGGAAGTGGAAATGAGGCTGTCGGAAATCCAACAAGCTGCCAGGTTTGCTAATGCCGAGAAGTATGATTCCAAGGCCATTTGGCGCGAATTGTTAAACCCTACACCGGGAGTTCGACGGATGCTCATTACTGGTTGTGGTATACAATGCTTCCAACAGATCACGGGAATTGATGCAACTGTCTATTACAGCCCCACGATATTCAAAGAAGCCGGGATCAAGGGAAACACTCAGCTTTTGGCTGCAACTGTTGCTGTAGGGTTCACGAAAACAATGTTAATCTTGATAGCAATAGTACTTATTGATAAAGTGGGCAGGAAGCCTTTGCTATATGTGAGCACCATCGGAATGACCATGTGCCTGCTTGGATTGAGCCTCACTCTAGCCTTCATGGGGAATGGAAAACTTGGGATTTTGTTTGCAATCTTATGGGTTTGTGGCAACGTGGCTTTCTTTTCAATTGGAATTGGACCTGTTTGTTGGGTTGTGTCCtctgaaattttccctttgagACTTCGAGCACAAGCGTCAGCTCTTGGAGCAGTGGGAAGTAGGGTCAGCAGTGGGGCTGTTACTATGTCTTTCCTCTCGGTTTCGCGGTTGATTACTGTTGGAGGTACCTTTTTTGTCTTTGCAGTTATTTCTGCGCTGTCTGTAATTTTTGTGCACATATGTGTCCCGGAAACGAAGGGAAAATCTTTGGAGCAAATTGAGATGATCTTTCAGGATGAAAAGGAATGGCGAGGAGGAGAGGTGGAACTAGGAGATGTGGAGCGTTTGGTTCCGAAAGATTGA
- the LOC115739683 gene encoding probable polyol transporter 4 isoform X2, producing the protein MSGAILFMKEDLNLTEVQQEVLVGILSIISLLGSLAGGKTSDAIGRKWTIALAAVVFQSGAAIMSLAPSFTVLMIGRLLAGIGIGFGVMIAPVYIAEISPAISRGRLTSFPEICVNLGILLGYISNYAFSGLPVHLSWRVMLGVGILPSVFIGFALFVIPESPRWLVMRNRIDEARLVLAKTNESEREVEMRLSEIQQAARFANAEKYDSKAIWRELLNPTPGVRRMLITGCGIQCFQQITGIDATVYYSPTIFKEAGIKGNTQLLAATVAVGFTKTMLILIAIVLIDKVGRKPLLYVSTIGMTMCLLGLSLTLAFMGNGKLGILFAILWVCGNVAFFSIGIGPVCWVVSSEIFPLRLRAQASALGAVGSRVSSGAVTMSFLSVSRLITVGGTFFVFAVISALSVIFVHICVPETKGKSLEQIEMIFQDEKEWRGGEVELGDVERLVPKD; encoded by the coding sequence ATGAGTGGAGCAATTCTATTCATGAAGGAAGATCTGAATCTGACAGAAGTGCAACAGGAGGTCCTTGTCGGGATTCTAAGCATCATTTCTCTCCTGGGTAGTTTAGCTGGCGGGAAAACATCGGATGCAATTGGCAGAAAATGGACCATTGCCTTAGCCGCAGTCGTCTTCCAATCGGGCGCTGCGATAATGTCCCTGGCTCCCTCTTTCACTGTTTTAATGATAGGAAGACTGTTGGCAGGAATTGGGATCGGTTTCGGGGTCATGATTGCTCCTGTTTATATCGCTGAGATATCGCCCGCCATCTCCAGGGGACGCTTGACCTCTTTCCCTGAGATCTGCGTTAATCTCGGGATTCTTCTCGGTTACATATCGAACTATGCCTTTTCAGGGTTGCCCGTGCATCTAAGCTGGAGGGTCATGCTTGGAGTCGGAATCCTTCCCTCAGTATTCATTGGGTTTGCCCTTTTTGTGATCCCTGAGTCTCCAAGGTGGTTGGTGATGCGGAACAGGATCGATGAAGCGAGGCTCGTGCTAGCTAAAACGAATGAGAGCGAAAGGGAAGTGGAAATGAGGCTGTCGGAAATCCAACAAGCTGCCAGGTTTGCTAATGCCGAGAAGTATGATTCCAAGGCCATTTGGCGCGAATTGTTAAACCCTACACCGGGAGTTCGACGGATGCTCATTACTGGTTGTGGTATACAATGCTTCCAACAGATCACGGGAATTGATGCAACTGTCTATTACAGCCCCACGATATTCAAAGAAGCCGGGATCAAGGGAAACACTCAGCTTTTGGCTGCAACTGTTGCTGTAGGGTTCACGAAAACAATGTTAATCTTGATAGCAATAGTACTTATTGATAAAGTGGGCAGGAAGCCTTTGCTATATGTGAGCACCATCGGAATGACCATGTGCCTGCTTGGATTGAGCCTCACTCTAGCCTTCATGGGGAATGGAAAACTTGGGATTTTGTTTGCAATCTTATGGGTTTGTGGCAACGTGGCTTTCTTTTCAATTGGAATTGGACCTGTTTGTTGGGTTGTGTCCtctgaaattttccctttgagACTTCGAGCACAAGCGTCAGCTCTTGGAGCAGTGGGAAGTAGGGTCAGCAGTGGGGCTGTTACTATGTCTTTCCTCTCGGTTTCGCGGTTGATTACTGTTGGAGGTACCTTTTTTGTCTTTGCAGTTATTTCTGCGCTGTCTGTAATTTTTGTGCACATATGTGTCCCGGAAACGAAGGGAAAATCTTTGGAGCAAATTGAGATGATCTTTCAGGATGAAAAGGAATGGCGAGGAGGAGAGGTGGAACTAGGAGATGTGGAGCGTTTGGTTCCGAAAGATTGA
- the LOC115739685 gene encoding epoxide hydrolase A-like isoform X2: MDQIQHKFIEVQGLKLHVAEIGSGPNVVVFLHGFPEIWYSWRHQMVAVAEAGFRALAPDFRGYGLSDPPLEPEKASFSDLIKDLAALLDALGIDKVFLVAKDFGAFPAYSFSLLHQERVQGIVTLGIPYRPPSRPVKYHEDLPEGFYISRWQEPGRAEADFGRLDAKTVVRNIYILFSRSEIPIAAENQEIMDIVDPSAPLPPWFTEGDLEEYGSLYRKSGFRTALQVPYRSFKEELGTTDVIVKVPALLVMGEKDYVLKFPGIEEYIRSGKVKEYVPQLEIVYSPEGTHFIQEQSPDEVNRLILDFLKKHI, from the exons atggATCAAATTCAACACAAATTCATTGAAGTCCAAGGCCTCAAGCTCCACGTTGCTGAGATCGGCTCTG GTCCAAATGTGGTCGTGTTCTTGCATGGATTTCCGGAGATATGGTACTCGTGGCGGCATCAGATGGTGGCTGTGGCAGAAGCTGGGTTCCGTGCGCTAGCACCAGATTTCAGAGGCTACGGGTTGTCTGATCCACCGCTTGAACCCGAAAAGGCCTCCTTCAGTGACCTTATTAAGGATCTCGCTGCCTTGCTTGATGCCCTAGGCATTGATAAG GTGTTTCTTGTAGCTAAAGACTTCGGAGCTTTTCCTGCTTACTCGTTTTCCCTCCTCCACCAAGAGAGGGTCCAAGGAATCGTGACCCTAGGAATTCCATACCGCCCTCCTAGTCGTCCCGTTAAATATCATGAGGATCTCCCTGAAGGCTTTTACATTTCAAGATGGCAG GAACCTGGACGGGCAGAAGCTGATTTTGGGCGCCTCGATGCCAAAACAGTTGTGCGCAATATTTACATACTCTTTTCCAGAAGTGAAATACCAATAGCTGCAGAGAACCAGGAGATTATGGATATAGTTGATCCATCTGCCCCACTTCCCCCTTGGTTTACAGAAGGAGATCTTGAAGAATACGGTTCTCTGTACCGGAAATCAGGGTTTCGCACTGCATTGCAAGTTCCATATAG GTCGTTTAAGGAGGAACTGGGAACAACGGATGTTATTGTTAAAGTTCCAGCACTGTTGGTCATGGGAGAGAAGGATTATGTGCTCAAATTTCCAGGCATCGAGGAGTACATCAGGAGCGGAAAGGTCAAAGAATATGTTCCCCAGCTAGAGATTGTATATTCGCCAGAGGGAACGCATTTTATCCAGGAGCAATCCCCTGACGAGGTGAATCGGCTAATTCTCGATTTCCTTAAAAAGCATATTTGA
- the LOC115739685 gene encoding epoxide hydrolase A-like isoform X3 → MDQIQHKFIEVQGLKLHVAEIGSGPNVVVFLHGFPEIWYSWRHQMVAVAGAGFRALAPDFRGYGLSEPPLEPEKASFGDLIKDLGALLDALGIDKVFLVAKDFGAFPAYSFSLLHQERVQGIVTLGIPYRPPSRPVKYHEDLPEGFYISRWQEPGRAEADFGRLDAKTVVRNIYILFSRSEIPIAAENQEIMDIVDPSAPLPPWFTEGDLEEYGSLYRKSGFRTALQVPYRSFKEELGTTDVIVKVPALLVMGEKDYVLKFPGIEEYIRSGKVKEYVPQLEIVYSPEGTHFIQEQSPDEVNRLILDFLKKHI, encoded by the exons atggATCAAATTCAACACAAATTCATTGAAGTCCAAGGCCTCAAGCTCCACGTTGCTGAGATCGGCTCTG GTCCTAATGTAGTCGTGTTCTTGCATGGATTCCCGGAGATATGGTACTCGTGGCGTCACCAGATGGTGGCCGTGGCGGGAGCTGGGTTTCGCGCGCTAGCGCCTGATTTCAGAGGCTACGGGTTGTCCGAGCCGCCACTTGAACCCGAAAAGGCCTCCTTTGGTGACCTTATTAAGGATCTTGGTGCATTGCTTGATGCCCTAGGCATTGATAAG GTGTTTCTTGTAGCTAAAGACTTCGGAGCTTTTCCTGCTTACTCGTTTTCCCTCCTCCACCAAGAGAGGGTCCAAGGAATCGTGACCCTAGGAATTCCATACCGCCCTCCTAGTCGTCCCGTTAAATATCATGAGGATCTCCCTGAAGGCTTTTACATTTCAAGATGGCAG GAACCTGGACGGGCAGAAGCTGATTTTGGGCGCCTCGATGCCAAAACAGTTGTGCGCAATATTTACATACTCTTTTCCAGAAGTGAAATACCAATAGCTGCAGAGAACCAGGAGATTATGGATATAGTTGATCCATCTGCCCCACTTCCCCCTTGGTTTACAGAAGGAGATCTTGAAGAATACGGTTCTCTGTACCGGAAATCAGGGTTTCGCACTGCATTGCAAGTTCCATATAG GTCGTTTAAGGAGGAACTGGGAACAACGGATGTTATTGTTAAAGTTCCAGCACTGTTGGTCATGGGAGAGAAGGATTATGTGCTCAAATTTCCAGGCATCGAGGAGTACATCAGGAGCGGAAAGGTCAAAGAATATGTTCCCCAGCTAGAGATTGTATATTCGCCAGAGGGAACGCATTTTATCCAGGAGCAATCCCCTGACGAGGTGAATCGGCTAATTCTCGATTTCCTTAAAAAGCATATTTGA